The Bos indicus x Bos taurus breed Angus x Brahman F1 hybrid chromosome 11, Bos_hybrid_MaternalHap_v2.0, whole genome shotgun sequence genome includes a region encoding these proteins:
- the NT5DC4 gene encoding LOW QUALITY PROTEIN: 5'-nucleotidase domain-containing protein 4 (The sequence of the model RefSeq protein was modified relative to this genomic sequence to represent the inferred CDS: inserted 1 base in 1 codon; deleted 1 base in 1 codon; substituted 1 base at 1 genomic stop codon) encodes MCSDTHRPREALALGVWGHPPLSRIFVNCSLVMGKIGCGFDMDYTLAVYNSPAYETLAFKLLLERLVCIGYPHEILRYTYDPTFPTRGLVFNVLYGNLLKVDAHRNMLLGTHVKHTAGAWQCHLEKEGQEDGERREGVAEPGRPLVGAVEEVASWHSAHFFPRAEVWGFYLSKFIQRDDLQRFHNLNMLFNLPETYLYACLVDFSGCSHYINCDTGYQHGNLFMSFXSLFQDVMDAMDYVHLLGCLKEKTLEDLEKFWRRIPLDIQRWPLLIALEHFLPAWLGMLDGQRPRFLSLGMSHLAERPGLRWGAGEFSPVQSQASRSGVGGTAVGEDLAESLNQIFQAERVCWHVPLHVARHVSSSHLQAAARPWRSYXDLIVVDTQKPHFFVEATVLRQVNTDTGKLCVGTYTSPHQHCAVYSGGSLDVVCELLEVRGKDILYTGDHIFGDILKSKKPQGWRTCLVVPELSWELGIWAQEKERMEMLKRLDVHLADLYQHTDGSSYGLQLINSTKREFQVLCVGVGVGMGSRISELPLCQRVSRELDLCYSVMGSLFPCGFHQTLFSSQLMHYADLYTATYLSFLYRPLSSLYRAAGELVPHETAVEQERAALVPAFSFFSCSQRAEGKARRTRRAAWRQTESRTWLASPSSSMRYFSDNRTNMGKRESNHIEI; translated from the exons ATGTGCTCAGACACACACaggcccagggaagccctggccctTGGAGTTTGGGGACATCCTCCCCTTTCCAGGATTTTTGTCAACTGCAGCCTGGTGATGGGGAAGATTGGCTGCGGCTTTGACATGGACTACACTCTGGCTG TTTACAATTCCCCAGCTTATGAGACACTCGCCTTCAAGTTGCTGCTGGAGCGCCTGGTGTGCATAGGGTACCCGCACGAGATCCTGCGCTATACCTATGATCCCACCTTCCCCACCAG GGGGCTGGTGTTCAACGTGCTCTACGGAAACCTGCTGAAGGTGGATGCCCACAGGAACATGCTGCTGGGCACCCATG TCAAGCACACAGCAGGGGCTTGGCAGTGCCACCTGGAGAAAGAGGGACAGGAAGATGGGGAGAGGCGCGAAGGAGTGGCAGAGCCTGGCCGACCACTGGTGGGCGCTGTGGAGGAGGTGGCATCATGGCACAGTGCTCACTTCTTCCCCAGGGCGGAGGTCTGGGGCTTCTACCTCAGCAAGTTCATTCAGAGGGATGACCTGCAGCGGTTTCACAACCTCAACATGCTCTTCAACCTGCCTG aaacCTACCTGTATGCCTGCCTGGTAGACTTCTCTGGCTGCTCCCACTACATCAA CTGTGACACAGGCTATCAGCACGGGAACCTCTTCATGTCCTTCTGAAGCCTCTTCCAGGATGTGATGGATGCCATGGATTATGTCCACCTTTTG GGCTGTCTCAAGGAGAAGACCTTGGAGGACTTAGAGAAATTCTGGAGAAGGAT CCCACTCGACATCCAACGCTGGCCTCTGCTAATAGCTTTGGAGCACTTCCTGCCAGCATGGCTGGGGATGTTGGATGGTCAGAGGCCCCGGTTCCTGAGCCTCGGGATGTCCCATCTAGCTGAGAGGCCAGGGCTGAGATGGGGAGCTGGCGAGTTTTCACCGGTCCAGAGCCAGGCATCCCGGTCAGGTGTGGGTGGGACAGCTGTGGGTGAGGACCTGGCTGAGAGCCTGAATCAGATTTTCCAGGCTGAGCGCGTGTGTTGGCATGTGCCTCTCCATGTGGCCCGCCACGTCTCGTCCTCCCACCTGCAGGCTGCAGCCAGGCCCTGGAGGTCTT TTGATCTGATCGTGGTGGACACACAGAAGCCCCACTTCTTCGTGGAGGCCACAGTGCTGAGACAGGTCAACACA GACACGGGCAAGCTCTGTGTTGGTACCTACACCAGCCCCCACCAGCACTGTGCTGTCTACTCTGGAG GGTCATTGGATGTGGTATGTGAGCTGCTTGAGGTTCGGGGGAAGGACATCCTATACACTGGGGATCACATCTTTGGGGACATCCTCAAGTCCAAGAAGCCGCAGGGCTGGCGGACTTGTCTGGTGGTTCCTGAGCTGTCCTGGGAGCTGGGCATCTGGGCCCAAGAGAAGG AGCGAATGGAGATGCTGAAGAGGCTGGATGTGCATCTAGCGGACCTGTACCA GCACACAGATGGCAGCAGTTACGGCCTGCAACTCATCAACTCCACCAAGAGGGAGTTTCAG GTCCTgtgcgtgggggtgggggtgggaatgggATCTCGAATCAGTGAGCTGCCCCTCTGCCAGAGAGTCAGCCGGGAGCTGGACCTGTGCTACAGTGTGATGGGCAGCCTG TTCCCGTGTGGTTTCCACCAGACACTCTTCTCCAGCCAGCTGATGCACTACGCCGACCTCTACACAGCCACCTATCTCAGTTTCCTGTACCGCCCACTCAGCTCGCTGTACCGGGCAGCTGGGGAGCTG GTGCCCCATGAGACAGCAGTGGAGCAAGAAAGGGCTGCTCTGGTTCCCGCCTTCAGCTTCTTCTCTTGCAGCCAGAGG GCTGAGGGCAAAGCGAGAAGGACCAGGAGGGCTGCATGGAGGCAGACTGAATCCAGGACATGGCTGGCATCACCATCCTCTTCTATGAGATATTTTTCAGATAACAGGACAAAtatgggaaagagagaaagcaacCATATTGAAATCTAA